The region CAGTAACCTTCATCATTTCACAGGGATGTCTGCCAGATAAAGACTTAGGGGCAGATTTCTGGGGCAGAGGGTTTGTGTATCTATCATTTTGAGAAATGGGGCCTTGTAGCTGTCACCTGGAGTCACTGTCCCCACTGCTGCCAGCCTGAAGGGGAGCTGCTCAGTGTACTGACGCTGGTGGAGCTTTCCAGAACCCCACCCTTGGACTCCCCTGGCTGCCCACTCCCCTCACAGATTCCAGGGCCTAATTGACCCACCAGGGAGCTCTCCAGCAAAGACCcttgggtgggctggggatggaggGGTCCCCAGAACCTTGTTGGAGGGGGTTGCATCTCTGTCCTGAAGACAAATAGAAGCCATGGGGTCCGGGTTGTGGGAATGGCAACAGGAACAACAGCTTTGTTTTCCAAAagatcatctctctctcttcacttctTGGGAAGAGGTATGCAGACTCTGTCAGGAGACAGATCAGGTTTCAAGTCATCACAGCACTTATCACAGTTGTAATTATGTGATTAAATACTTTGctgtggttttgttttaggggggtatccattacattttaaaaattgagataaaattcataaaacacaaaattcaccaTTGCTCTGGGGTGTAGTGTAGTGGTAGAGCTTCACATGCACAGGGTCCTGAGCTCAGTCCCAGCACTACCAAACAAGTCACCAACATAGTCTTCTGTTCACTCTTAAAGTTGAGATGTTTcacataaaacacattttctatggTAGATatactaagtttttttttaatatttattttttagtttttggcagacacaacatcttttttgtatgtggtgctgaggatcgaacccggccgaacgcatgccaggcaagtgcgctaccgcttgagccacatccccagccctatactaAGTTTTAATAATAAACACCTGTGGGCTCAGCGCTCAGCTTAAAAATATTAGCAGTTTATTGTTTAGtgcctgcctcccccaccctggTCCACACTTCACTGGGTCCCCACAGTCTCTGTTTCCCAAATGAGTCAGTGAATGAGTGAGTGTGCGGAGCCACCATTCAGAGTGGCTTCCCACACGTGAGCACAAACAAACCTTCCATGTGTAGTGAGAGACCTGCAGAAAAACGCCACCAGAACTCCCCCCACTGTGCAGCAGCGTGAGGACCCAGAAATAGGCCTCCTCGGGACACTGGCTGGGGCACACCTGGGACACACCAAGGACTTGGAGACGCTCTGATGGAGGGAGTCAGGCCAGACCTGGGGCAAGTCAGGGGCTCCCTGGGACTCGGTTTCCTCCCTTGTAGAAGGATTGCTGAGCAGGTAGCTTCACCAGTCccatcctctttcttctttttctatttttaaaaaagtggtaaAATACATAGAACATAAAacctgtgggtgtgtgtgtgtgtgtgtgtgtgtgtgtgtgtgtgtgtgtgtggtgctggagttGGAGCCTAAGGCTTCAcatgctctacagctgagctgcGCTCCAGCCCAAAGACTTACCCTCCTCATTTTAAAACGTGCAGCTAAGTAGCTCTTAGTACATTCATGATGTTGTGCAACCGTCACTACTGCCTCATTCAGAACATTTTTGTCACCCTAAATTGAAATCTTGAATCATTAACAGTCACCCCAGGTTCCTCCTGCCCCAATCCCTGGCAGCTGCCACTCTGCTTTCCGTCTCTGggtttgcctattctggatatttcttaCAAGTAGAAACACACACAGAGTGGCCTTGTTACTGACCTCTCACTGAGAATATTTCAAAGTTCCCCTGTGGTGTGATGCGTTGGTACTTCATTCCTTTGTATGGTTGAAGAATACCCGCTGTGGTGTGccatcctctttctttcttcctctttttttttttttttttttgagagagagagagagagaattttttttcaatatttattttttagttttcggcggacacaacatctttgtatgtggtgctgaggatcgaacccaggccgcacgcatgccaggcgagcacgctaccgcttgagccacatccccagccctgtttgccATCCTCTTTCCAAGACCTGGGAGGGAGTCTGCCAGTGTATTCTGCACTGAGTAAAGGGAGGTGGGAGAAGAGCCAGTGGCCACCCTGGGAAGTCAGGTTCAAAGGCTCTGCAAGCCCTGCAGCTGcaaggggtggggtgaggagaggCACAGCCTGGAGAGTGCAGTCCTTTTCTCTCAAGGGGCACATGCCAACTCTATGTGTCACTTCACTGCTTGGTCCTTAGTTTCCCCAGAGGTGAGGTACGGCTGAGGCTTCACGGTTGAGGCTTCACGTAGGAGCCTCATGGGAGGGCGCTGGACACATGGCAGAACATGAGCCCAGAGCCCTGTTAGTGGCAGGTGGAAACTCAGGTCATAGAAATGCTTGCTGATGTACAGTCTCCAGGATGGAGAGGTCTGGGAGGGTGACACTGGGGACCGCGATGGTCAGGGCCACAAGGCTTCCCAGAGAAACGTCCTCCTAGTGAAGCAGGTGGAAGGAGACGCAGGAGATCAGTAGATGCAAAGCTCTGGAGTAAGCAGGTCCGGGGTGAGGACCCAGGTGGAAACCGTGCACACCCTGGATGGAAACTGCAGAGTGTGCTGGACTCCCTCCCTGCTGAGCCTGCCCCCTGCCTGTCTCCCACTTGAAGGAATGGCAGCAGCCAGGACCAGCCTGGGCCGAGTCCTCCCGGGATCCTCCATCCTGTTCCTCTGTGACATGCAGGAGAGATTTCGTCACAGTATCGTCTACTTCCCACAGATTGTCTCTGTGGCTGCTCGAATGCTCAGGGTATGTGTCAGCCTATTACCTGGATCAGAAGTCTaggccccagcctcctccctcagaccagggtccaggcccagcctcctcccccagacccagggtccaggcccagcctcctcccccagacccagggtccaggcccagcctcctccctcagacccagggtccaggccccgcctcctccctcagacccagggtccaggccccgcctcctccctcagacccagggtccaggcccagccccctccctcagacccagggtccaggcccagcctcctccctcagacccagggtccaggcccagcctcctccctcagacccagggtccaggcccagcctcctcccccagacccagggtccaggcccagcctcctccctcagacccagggtccaggcccagcctcctcccccagacccagggtccaggcccagcctcctccctcagacccagggtccaggcccagcctcctccctcagaatAAGGCCTTTGTTCCCTCTCTCTGGCACAGGTGGCCCGACTGCTGCAAGTCCCAGCCCTGCTGACAGAGCAGTACCCACAAGGCCTAGGCCCCACAGTCCCAGAGCTGGGGGCTGAGGGCCTTCAGCCAGTAAGCAAGACCTGCTTCAGCATGGTGCCCACCCTGCAGCGGGAGCTGGACAGCCGGCCCCAGCTTCAGTCAGTGCTGCTCTGTGGCATTGAGGCCCAGGTTTGCATCTTGGTGAGATTCCCCACTGATCCCCTGGGGCCCCACATTCTCACCTGTAGGGACCTCCTCTGACCGGGGACTTACCTCCTAACCTGGGCCCCTGCTCTGATGTGAGCCTCCCTCAGCCCCATTCTGGGTCCCCAGTTCTGACCCAGCCCCTCACTTGGGCCCCTGGTTCTGGCCTGGGTTTGGTTCTGACCTTTCTCCACCCTAGCACACAACTCTGGACCTCCTGGAGCGGGGGCTGCAGGTCCACATTGTGGTGGACGCCTGCTCCTCACGCAGGTGAGAGTCCCTCCCGGGAGTGGATGTGTGTGTGGGTCAACTGGGGCCACCTGCCACATGTGCCAGAGTATCAGGTGTCTTTGCCACAGCATAGACACCTGCCCTCTCTTCCTCGGACTTGCTTACAGTCAGGTGGACAGGCTGACAGCGCTGGCCCGAATGAGGCAGAGTGGTGCCTTCCTCTCCACCAGCGAAGGACTCATCATGCAGCTTGTGAGGGATGCTGCCCACCCCAAGTTCAGGGAGGTAATGGATCCTGGTGTCCCCTCGCTGGGCCACCCTGCACAGGAGAATGTGTATGGGCGTGGGGTAGGCTAAATTCTGGTGGAGGATTGCTCCCACCGTGGTACATAAGTGAAAGGACATGTCAGATGCCCATAAAGACTCCAGAGAACAAGAGGGATGATGTGGGTGTTGGAGTGCAGAGGAGGGGGTTACCTGGGGTGGTTCAGGAGGCTTCTGAAGTTGGTGGTttagaatgaaataaagaatccAGGCAGACATGGGGTGGACAGTCCAGCAGAGACCCTGTGAGCAGAACCCCCTGACACCCTGATACCCACTGCCAACTCTTCATGCCCTGGGCTTTTGCCCCATTGGGTGCTGGTGCCCATCCTCACCCTCTTCTGGTGCCTGACCAAATGCTAGTGTGCTCTCCTCACCACACCTTCAAACCCCTAGGCCTCAAGATGATGGGAAAAGACGCAACTAGAAAGCCCCAGTTCTTGCCCCTCCCCTTCCTTACATGCTGTTGAGCATCTGTTGAGCCACGTGGTTTGGCCAGGCAATGGCAGAATCAGCCCTCCTGGAGCTAGTAATGCAGTATGGAGACAAAAAGCCAATCCATGTTCAATAACAGGTTGTGACCCGGAGCTGGAATGTGCAGAGGGCGATGATAGGTCATCTGGAACCCAAAACCTGGAGGGTAGGAGCAGTCAGTTCCTTCCCTGGTGCAGGGAACAGCTGGGATAAAGCCCAGAGGGTAGGACTGAGCTTGCCTTATTCAAGGAACTATATGTTGGAGGTCATAGTTGGTGCTGGGCAGGTATGCAGAAGAGGCAAGGAAGGCAGGAGGTAGAGCCACATCTTGGCAATGATTTGGGATTTTAGCAATAGGCAGTCATCAGGGTTTTACACAGTAGAGCTGACCATAGTCAGATTAgcaaataaaaagattttctgCTAAAAGGATGGGTCAGGTTGAGGGGAGAGGGAGTCCAGCAAGGGGGCAACTTCAGGCATTGAGGCAAGCAGTGATAGGGGCTTCACTAGGGTAGAAGCAGTGGAGATGCAGCcttggtttttgttgtttaattttccgGAGATAAACTTGGTAGAACtttttgatggatgaaatatggTTGGTTGTTCATATTCAATAAGTAGTTAGGATAAATGGGTTGGAGTTCAGGGGGAAAGCCTGGGCTGGATTTTGGGAATCAAAGGCCAGAAGAGTGATGGGAGAAAGGAAATAACTGAAGAGGAAGTATAG is a window of Ictidomys tridecemlineatus isolate mIctTri1 chromosome 15, mIctTri1.hap1, whole genome shotgun sequence DNA encoding:
- the Isoc2 gene encoding isochorismatase domain-containing protein 2 isoform X2, with protein sequence MPVFGGHNIFVCGAEDRTQAARMPGMAAARTSLGRVLPGSSILFLCDMQERFRHSIVYFPQIVSVAARMLRVARLLQVPALLTEQYPQGLGPTVPELGAEGLQPVSKTCFSMVPTLQRELDSRPQLQSVLLCGIEAQHTTLDLLERGLQVHIVVDACSSRSQVDRLTALARMRQSGAFLSTSEGLIMQLVRDAAHPKFREIQKIIKEPVPDSGLLGLFQGQNPLF
- the Isoc2 gene encoding isochorismatase domain-containing protein 2 isoform X1; its protein translation is MPVFGGHNIFVCGAEDRTQAARMPGMAAARTSLGRVLPGSSILFLCDMQERFRHSIVYFPQIVSVAARMLRVARLLQVPALLTEQYPQGLGPTVPELGAEGLQPVSKTCFSMVPTLQRELDSRPQLQSVLLCGIEAQVCILHTTLDLLERGLQVHIVVDACSSRSQVDRLTALARMRQSGAFLSTSEGLIMQLVRDAAHPKFREIQKIIKEPVPDSGLLGLFQGQNPLF
- the Isoc2 gene encoding isochorismatase domain-containing protein 2 isoform X3 is translated as MPGMAAARTSLGRVLPGSSILFLCDMQERFRHSIVYFPQIVSVAARMLRVARLLQVPALLTEQYPQGLGPTVPELGAEGLQPVSKTCFSMVPTLQRELDSRPQLQSVLLCGIEAQVCILHTTLDLLERGLQVHIVVDACSSRSQVDRLTALARMRQSGAFLSTSEGLIMQLVRDAAHPKFREIQKIIKEPVPDSGLLGLFQGQNPLF
- the Isoc2 gene encoding isochorismatase domain-containing protein 2 isoform X4, with protein sequence MAAARTSLGRVLPGSSILFLCDMQERFRHSIVYFPQIVSVAARMLRVARLLQVPALLTEQYPQGLGPTVPELGAEGLQPVSKTCFSMVPTLQRELDSRPQLQSVLLCGIEAQVCILHTTLDLLERGLQVHIVVDACSSRSQVDRLTALARMRQSGAFLSTSEGLIMQLVRDAAHPKFREIQKIIKEPVPDSGLLGLFQGQNPLF